In one window of uncultured Draconibacterium sp. DNA:
- a CDS encoding glycoside hydrolase family 32 protein → MKSPVPVLLLILVVFWGCTGNRKEEAAVSLHFNPEDSMLQNPIALIYAENSYHLFFNSTVDGEEKFGKAESNDLLNWSNKSISIESEEAEVQNIQTIVADWNQTTDYSAEASALIAFGTVAENYGELTISYSNDNGYSWKQDIENTITLADFNVSIQDIKVFWNDETQAWIMLTLSGYEVRFYSSADLKNWEYLSRFGDDVVLKSGSWTSIDFFPMEITETNETNWVLFISADSGSPNEGSGVQYFVGSFDGFVYQASHNKPKWLDHGSDLYQAVVLSDYRLVNKKPVLIGALYNSIYEKFNIPNNSSTEFSLARQLALKERFYDYYLFSEPVKSIEKPAIETIIETELTDGKSIEKNLNLPIRIDLTFDVNSRLYLGMAESFGVTITTKEGKELILGYQAERRYFYIADPSIQRDFPDSWDGFYYAPYVTNEPELDMTLIIDKNSAELFAMNGLISLSRKFSFSEESVQVNLFSETGTVKLLEGAITEF, encoded by the coding sequence ATGAAAAGTCCGGTTCCTGTTTTATTGCTGATTTTGGTTGTTTTCTGGGGATGTACAGGAAATAGAAAAGAGGAAGCTGCTGTTTCCCTGCATTTTAATCCGGAAGATTCAATGCTTCAGAATCCGATAGCTTTAATTTATGCCGAAAACAGTTATCACTTGTTTTTCAATTCCACGGTTGACGGTGAAGAGAAGTTTGGCAAGGCTGAAAGTAATGACTTGTTAAACTGGAGCAATAAATCAATAAGTATTGAGTCGGAAGAAGCTGAAGTTCAGAATATACAAACCATCGTAGCAGATTGGAATCAAACCACTGATTACAGTGCAGAAGCGTCTGCTTTGATTGCTTTCGGAACAGTTGCTGAGAATTATGGAGAACTTACAATCTCATACAGCAACGACAATGGATATTCATGGAAACAAGACATAGAAAACACCATTACACTCGCTGATTTTAACGTCTCCATTCAGGATATAAAAGTGTTTTGGAATGATGAAACACAGGCCTGGATCATGTTAACACTTTCTGGTTATGAAGTGCGTTTTTATTCATCGGCAGATTTAAAAAACTGGGAGTATTTAAGCCGTTTTGGCGATGATGTTGTGCTAAAATCTGGATCGTGGACAAGCATCGATTTTTTCCCGATGGAAATTACAGAAACCAACGAAACGAATTGGGTACTTTTTATCAGTGCCGATAGCGGTTCGCCTAACGAAGGCAGTGGTGTTCAGTATTTTGTTGGTAGTTTCGATGGCTTTGTTTACCAGGCATCGCACAATAAACCAAAATGGCTTGATCATGGAAGCGATCTTTACCAGGCTGTTGTTTTATCCGATTACCGGCTCGTCAACAAAAAGCCTGTTTTAATAGGAGCTTTATACAATTCCATCTACGAAAAATTCAATATCCCAAATAATTCCTCAACCGAATTCTCGCTTGCCCGCCAACTAGCCTTAAAAGAAAGATTTTACGATTATTATTTATTTTCAGAACCGGTAAAATCCATTGAAAAACCTGCAATAGAAACAATTATCGAAACTGAATTAACCGATGGCAAATCAATCGAAAAGAACCTGAATTTGCCAATTCGAATCGATCTGACTTTTGATGTTAATAGCCGTTTATACCTCGGTATGGCGGAATCATTTGGCGTTACTATCACAACAAAGGAAGGCAAGGAGCTGATCCTGGGTTATCAGGCTGAGCGAAGATATTTTTATATAGCTGACCCCTCAATACAGCGTGATTTTCCCGATAGTTGGGATGGTTTCTATTATGCACCTTACGTAACCAACGAGCCAGAACTGGATATGACGCTTATTATCGACAAGAACTCGGCCGAATTATTTGCCATGAATGGACTGATTTCCCTGTCGCGAAAGTTTTCTTTTAGCGAAGAATCGGTTCAGGTGAACTTATTTAGTGAGACAGGAACCGTTAAATTATTGGAAGGAGCAATTACTGAATTCTAG
- a CDS encoding RagB/SusD family nutrient uptake outer membrane protein: protein MKNIKIYIVALISLLAVSCDNYLETEPQGFISAGSPTAEGAEGLVTAAYAGIGNNDMIGPIASMWVYGSVRSDDAYKGGGGVSDVEPYNFYEQYNLTQPFQSWLAGLPYTWENYYRAISRANSALRTLNELTDEEFALRQTRIAEARFLRGHSHFMLKVLFKYVPYIDESLSNEEILQTSNREYSNDELWNKIAEDFEFAMNNLPESQSQVGRANKYAAAAYLAKLRLYQAYEQDENNQVVNINQSRMQEVVNLCEMVIASGQYSLQADFGENFMGGYDNGPESVFAIQFSISDGTTSGRLNFENGLNYPHGAPQYGCCGFHQPSQNMVNAFATDENGLPKFDSFNDVELSAADITPDGVNVDPRIDHSIGIDGHPYKYRNEESYIFSNSWVRDPGVYGYFQSMKEQQAADCSCYKKQGPFMGVSKNIDIIRYADVLLMQAEAYIELGQQDMARPLINQVRNRASESTSRTRFDDGTAPSNYMISEYDGTNLAWTQDNARKALQWERRLEFALESPRFFDLVRWGIAEPTLNAYLEKEKTRKDFLNDAQFTAGRDEFFPIPQREIDFTKGLYEQNVGY, encoded by the coding sequence ATGAAAAATATTAAAATATATATAGTTGCGCTGATTAGCCTGTTGGCTGTCTCGTGCGATAATTACCTGGAAACTGAGCCGCAAGGGTTCATTTCAGCCGGAAGCCCAACGGCTGAAGGCGCTGAAGGTTTAGTTACCGCGGCTTACGCCGGAATTGGAAACAACGATATGATTGGCCCTATAGCAAGTATGTGGGTTTATGGTAGTGTGCGCTCTGACGATGCTTACAAAGGAGGCGGTGGTGTTTCCGATGTTGAGCCTTACAACTTTTACGAGCAATATAACCTTACTCAACCATTCCAGAGTTGGTTGGCCGGTTTACCTTATACATGGGAAAATTATTACCGTGCTATTTCGCGTGCCAACTCGGCATTGCGCACTTTGAATGAGTTGACTGACGAAGAATTTGCGCTGCGTCAGACAAGGATTGCTGAAGCACGTTTCCTGAGAGGACATTCGCATTTTATGCTGAAAGTGTTGTTCAAATATGTTCCGTATATCGATGAAAGTCTGAGCAACGAGGAGATTCTTCAAACGTCAAACCGCGAATATTCAAACGATGAACTGTGGAATAAAATCGCTGAAGACTTTGAATTTGCGATGAATAATCTTCCAGAATCACAATCACAGGTAGGAAGAGCCAATAAATATGCGGCTGCCGCTTATCTGGCAAAACTAAGATTATACCAGGCTTACGAGCAGGATGAAAACAACCAGGTTGTAAACATTAACCAAAGCCGTATGCAGGAAGTTGTTAACCTGTGCGAAATGGTTATTGCATCCGGACAGTACAGCTTGCAAGCCGATTTTGGTGAAAACTTTATGGGTGGTTACGATAATGGCCCTGAATCGGTTTTTGCTATTCAGTTTTCAATTAGCGACGGAACAACCTCAGGACGTTTGAACTTCGAGAATGGTTTGAATTACCCACACGGAGCTCCACAATACGGATGTTGCGGATTCCATCAGCCAAGCCAGAATATGGTGAATGCTTTTGCAACCGATGAGAATGGTTTACCAAAGTTCGATTCGTTTAACGATGTTGAACTGAGTGCAGCAGATATTACTCCTGATGGTGTAAACGTTGATCCGCGTATCGATCACTCCATTGGTATCGATGGTCACCCGTATAAATACCGTAACGAGGAATCCTATATTTTCAGCAACAGCTGGGTACGCGATCCGGGTGTTTACGGGTACTTCCAAAGTATGAAAGAGCAGCAGGCTGCCGATTGTTCCTGCTATAAAAAGCAAGGGCCGTTTATGGGTGTTTCAAAAAACATCGATATTATCCGTTATGCCGATGTATTGTTAATGCAGGCTGAAGCTTATATCGAGCTGGGACAGCAAGATATGGCCCGTCCGCTGATTAATCAGGTTCGTAATCGTGCCTCTGAAAGTACCAGCAGAACTCGTTTTGACGATGGTACTGCTCCATCAAATTATATGATTTCGGAATACGATGGAACGAATTTAGCCTGGACACAGGATAACGCACGCAAAGCTTTACAATGGGAACGTCGTTTGGAGTTTGCATTGGAAAGCCCACGCTTTTTCGACCTGGTACGTTGGGGAATTGCAGAACCAACTTTGAATGCATACCTGGAGAAAGAGAAAACAAGAAAAGATTTCCTTAATGATGCTCAATTTACTGCCGGAAGAGACGAGTTTTTCCCGATTCCGCAGCGTGAGATAGACTTTACAAAAGGTTTATACGAACAAAATGTTGGGTATTAA
- a CDS encoding alpha/beta hydrolase family protein — protein sequence MNRTLFLKTILLLIVVAGLVRQTEAARVQHLTTHSQSMDKDIEAVVITPEGYSESNSYPVLYLLHGYSGNQNDWINSVPEIKNYADLYQFIIVCPDGAFSSWYLDSPIDENIKYETYVAHELVEWVDDSFSTIASREGRAITGLSMGGHGALYLAFRNQDVYGAAGSLSGGVDIRPFPNNWDLSKRLGTYAENKENWEENSVINLVHKLTPGSLQISIDCGVSDFFYGVNCSLHEKLLERNIPHDFATRPGGHTWDYWKNSIAFQSVFFHHFFEKAKEK from the coding sequence ATGAATAGAACACTTTTTCTTAAAACAATCCTGTTACTGATTGTGGTTGCCGGCTTAGTTCGACAAACTGAAGCTGCCAGAGTTCAACACTTAACAACTCATAGCCAATCTATGGATAAAGACATTGAGGCAGTTGTAATTACGCCGGAAGGTTATTCTGAAAGCAATTCATATCCGGTTCTTTACCTGCTTCACGGCTATAGTGGCAATCAAAACGATTGGATAAACAGCGTGCCCGAAATTAAAAACTATGCGGATCTGTATCAGTTTATTATCGTTTGTCCGGATGGCGCTTTCTCGAGCTGGTATTTAGACAGCCCTATTGATGAAAACATAAAATACGAAACCTATGTTGCGCATGAATTGGTGGAGTGGGTAGACGACTCGTTTAGCACCATTGCGTCGCGCGAAGGACGTGCGATTACCGGATTAAGTATGGGCGGACACGGGGCTTTGTATCTTGCATTCAGAAACCAGGATGTTTATGGCGCGGCAGGAAGTTTGAGCGGCGGAGTTGATATTCGCCCGTTCCCCAATAACTGGGATCTTTCGAAAAGACTGGGCACATATGCGGAAAACAAAGAAAACTGGGAAGAAAACAGCGTTATTAATCTCGTTCATAAGCTAACGCCCGGGTCGCTTCAAATATCAATTGATTGTGGTGTAAGCGATTTCTTTTACGGAGTTAATTGCAGCCTGCACGAAAAGCTTCTTGAACGAAATATTCCACACGATTTTGCGACAAGACCCGGAGGACATACCTGGGATTACTGGAAAAATTCAATTGCTTTTCAAAGTGTATTCTTTCATCACTTTTTTGAGAAGGCGAAGGAAAAATAA
- a CDS encoding glycoside hydrolase family 32 protein: MNHKYLNFMAAIVLLFAVACSSGPKKAVDTEETTKPYTERYRPQFHFSPDSAWMNDPNGMVYYEGEYHLFYQFYPDSTVWGPMHWGHAISTDLVHWQHLPIALYPDSLGYIFSGSAVVDWNNTTGFGSAENPPLIAIFTYHNPEIAQGGGVDVESQAIAYSLDKGRSWTKYEGNPVIPNDGNRDFRDPNVIWNEEIQQWNLVLSAHDHVQIYTSDDLKNWKHESDFGIDAGTHDGVWECPDLFPLQVEGTDETKWVLIVNINPGGPNGGSGTQYFLGDFDGHQFTADSKETNWLDWGRDNYAGVTWSDVPKEDGRRIFLGWMSNWAYANVVPTEKWRSAMTLPRTLSLIKKEDQYVLKSTPVKETELITDNSTSVNIDEALKISGVKELDIQELTLNQSRLSLEFEMGETLPESFGILLENELGENITLSYSASAKQFQFDRTQSGDMSFSDQFSGISVAPYKIGSTVSLEIFVDAASAEVFVNDGELVMTEIFFSSQPFSKLTVFTAGQALTLVNAKFTGINRIW, from the coding sequence ATGAACCACAAGTATTTGAATTTTATGGCTGCAATAGTACTGCTGTTTGCCGTGGCCTGTTCTTCCGGTCCGAAAAAAGCAGTTGATACTGAAGAAACAACAAAACCATACACTGAAAGGTATCGTCCGCAATTCCATTTCTCTCCGGATTCGGCATGGATGAACGACCCAAACGGAATGGTTTATTACGAAGGAGAATATCACCTTTTCTATCAATTTTATCCTGATAGTACGGTTTGGGGCCCCATGCATTGGGGACATGCAATTAGCACCGATTTGGTACATTGGCAACACTTGCCCATTGCTTTATATCCCGACAGTTTGGGGTATATTTTTTCCGGTAGTGCTGTTGTTGACTGGAACAATACCACCGGATTTGGTTCGGCTGAAAATCCTCCATTAATAGCTATTTTCACCTATCACAATCCTGAAATTGCACAGGGCGGTGGTGTTGATGTGGAATCGCAAGCCATTGCCTACAGTTTGGATAAAGGACGAAGTTGGACAAAATATGAAGGGAATCCGGTTATTCCAAACGATGGAAATCGCGATTTTCGTGATCCGAATGTGATTTGGAATGAAGAAATTCAACAATGGAATCTTGTACTTTCCGCACATGATCATGTTCAGATTTATACTTCCGATGATTTAAAAAACTGGAAACACGAAAGCGATTTTGGTATTGATGCCGGAACACATGATGGCGTATGGGAATGTCCCGATTTATTCCCGCTGCAAGTTGAAGGAACCGACGAAACAAAATGGGTGTTGATTGTGAATATAAATCCGGGTGGACCAAATGGTGGCTCCGGAACACAATACTTTTTGGGTGACTTTGATGGACATCAGTTTACTGCCGACTCGAAAGAAACGAATTGGCTGGATTGGGGACGCGATAATTACGCCGGTGTAACATGGTCTGATGTGCCAAAAGAAGACGGTAGACGGATTTTCCTGGGCTGGATGAGTAACTGGGCTTACGCTAATGTTGTGCCAACTGAGAAATGGCGCAGTGCAATGACTTTACCCCGAACGCTTTCGTTAATCAAAAAGGAGGATCAGTACGTGCTGAAATCGACTCCGGTTAAAGAAACAGAGCTGATTACAGATAATTCAACGTCAGTGAATATCGATGAGGCGTTGAAAATCTCCGGAGTTAAAGAATTGGATATACAGGAACTAACCTTGAATCAAAGTCGCTTATCACTGGAGTTTGAAATGGGAGAAACATTGCCCGAATCATTTGGAATTCTGCTTGAAAATGAACTGGGTGAAAATATCACACTCAGCTATTCTGCATCGGCAAAGCAGTTTCAGTTTGATAGAACACAATCGGGAGACATGAGTTTTTCTGATCAATTCTCCGGAATTTCGGTTGCTCCCTACAAAATTGGATCGACTGTCAGCCTTGAAATATTTGTAGATGCGGCATCTGCCGAAGTTTTTGTTAACGACGGAGAACTGGTAATGACAGAGATCTTTTTTAGCTCTCAACCTTTTAGCAAATTGACGGTTTTTACCGCCGGACAAGCACTTACTTTGGTGAACGCGAAGTTTACGGGAATAAATAGGATTTGGTAA
- a CDS encoding glycoside hydrolase family 43 protein produces MNSYKSHPLAGLKVLVLLIALCVSNNLFAQNAPNPFAKAPEPNAIVTYNNPIIPGFYSDPSVCRVGDDYYLITSTFEYFPGVPVFHSKDLVSWKQIGHCIHRKEQIPNRLNIFAATLRYHDGTFYMITTNVGGGGNFFVSASNPAGPWSDPIWVDVPGIDPDLFWDEDGKAYIISSPFILYEVDLKTGKLSEGKKVWNGTGGRYAEGPHIYKKDGWYYLMAAEGGTEEAHSETIARSNSIWGPYTDNPANPILTQCNAAGQNKPIQGIGHADIIQAHDNSWWIVFHGYRNISDKTHHILGRETCLAPVTWPKNGWPVVNGNGTVDVDMTCPTLPLKPFSEPPSIVEFDNSELGLDWNYIQPPVENNFSLTERKGFLRLKGAAETISTNKPSTFVGRRLKDHHFTATTQLEFDPKNKNEEAGLVLLNNGSHFDILVSKKGNNRILTVKLQFGQTIYTSKEYMLKPGPVKLRVSGDKTTFTFSFAQGNDEFTPVETADAKFLATETVGFFTGIYVGLYATGNGKASEANADFDWIEYLKN; encoded by the coding sequence ATGAATAGCTATAAATCGCACCCGCTTGCAGGATTAAAGGTTTTAGTCCTGCTAATCGCACTTTGCGTGAGTAATAACCTGTTTGCACAAAATGCACCAAATCCGTTTGCAAAAGCGCCCGAGCCAAATGCAATAGTAACCTACAATAATCCCATCATTCCGGGTTTTTATTCCGATCCGAGTGTTTGCCGTGTTGGTGACGACTACTACCTCATCACCAGCACTTTTGAATACTTTCCCGGAGTTCCGGTTTTTCATAGTAAGGATCTGGTAAGCTGGAAACAGATCGGTCATTGTATTCACCGGAAAGAACAAATTCCGAACAGGCTAAATATTTTTGCCGCCACCCTGCGTTACCACGACGGAACATTTTATATGATTACCACCAACGTTGGCGGAGGAGGAAACTTTTTTGTGAGTGCAAGCAATCCGGCAGGTCCATGGTCCGATCCAATTTGGGTAGATGTTCCGGGAATCGATCCCGATCTGTTTTGGGATGAAGATGGAAAAGCCTATATCATCAGTTCGCCATTTATTTTGTATGAAGTTGACTTAAAAACCGGCAAACTATCGGAAGGTAAAAAAGTTTGGAACGGCACGGGTGGCCGATATGCCGAAGGACCACATATTTACAAAAAAGACGGATGGTACTACCTGATGGCAGCAGAAGGCGGCACCGAGGAAGCGCACTCCGAAACCATTGCCCGCAGTAACAGCATTTGGGGGCCGTACACCGACAATCCGGCCAATCCGATATTAACACAATGTAATGCCGCCGGTCAGAATAAACCTATTCAGGGAATTGGCCATGCCGATATTATCCAGGCGCACGACAATTCGTGGTGGATTGTTTTTCATGGTTATCGTAATATCTCCGATAAAACGCACCATATTTTAGGTCGCGAAACCTGTCTTGCACCGGTAACCTGGCCCAAAAACGGTTGGCCGGTGGTAAACGGAAACGGAACGGTTGACGTTGATATGACCTGCCCTACCCTGCCATTAAAACCGTTTAGCGAGCCGCCATCTATAGTTGAATTTGACAACAGCGAACTTGGTTTAGACTGGAACTATATTCAGCCGCCGGTAGAAAATAACTTTTCTCTAACGGAAAGAAAAGGTTTCTTACGTTTAAAAGGAGCTGCCGAAACCATCAGTACCAACAAACCGTCAACCTTTGTTGGACGCCGGTTAAAAGACCACCATTTTACAGCCACTACTCAACTTGAGTTCGATCCGAAAAATAAGAATGAAGAGGCCGGATTGGTTTTGCTGAACAATGGTTCGCATTTCGATATACTAGTTAGCAAAAAAGGAAACAACCGAATTCTTACCGTAAAATTACAATTTGGTCAAACCATTTACACCTCGAAAGAATACATGCTAAAACCGGGTCCGGTAAAACTGCGGGTTAGTGGCGATAAAACCACTTTTACCTTTTCGTTTGCACAAGGAAACGATGAATTTACCCCGGTTGAAACCGCCGATGCTAAATTTCTGGCCACCGAAACAGTTGGTTTCTTTACCGGTATTTATGTTGGCTTGTATGCCACCGGAAATGGCAAAGCATCTGAAGCGAATGCCGATTTCGACTGGATTGAATACCTGAAAAATTAA
- a CDS encoding alpha-L-arabinofuranosidase C-terminal domain-containing protein has product MLKFKITLFTFLLLAVSVAFAQSTLTLHTDQAETKINKEIYGHFAEHLGRCIYGGIYVGENSDISNTRGFRDDVIVALQDMDIPVLRWPGGCFGDTYHWKDGIGPREDRPSMVNIHWGGVTEDNSFGTHEFLDFCDIIGAEPYININVGSGTVREASEWVEYVTSSNVSPMTDLRKKNGREEPWDVKYWGIGNENWGCGGNMTPEYYSDLYNRFASYCGGAEYKIAGGPNVADYNWMEVLMQKTMRHPHLVQGVSLHAYTFTNAWEDKGHATDFGEKEWISVLNNTLNMETLVNRHSTIMDKYDPAKRVGLIVDEWGNWFNVEEGTNPGFLYQQNTLRDALVAGINLNIFNNHADRVKMSNIAQTVNVLQSVILTKDDEMVLTPTYYVFKMYSVHQDAMLIPANLKTGKYEADGKSVPNVHASASTKDGVVSITLCNLNPNKSESVEIEVTGDAFASANGQIITSDKMNNYNDFGKKETVTLKDFNVAKPKNGKLTVELPSKSVVLVQLQ; this is encoded by the coding sequence ATGTTAAAATTTAAAATCACTTTATTTACTTTTCTCCTACTTGCGGTTTCGGTGGCTTTTGCACAAAGTACGCTTACGTTGCACACCGATCAGGCAGAAACAAAAATCAACAAAGAAATTTACGGCCACTTTGCCGAGCACCTTGGCCGCTGTATTTACGGTGGAATTTACGTTGGAGAGAATTCAGATATCTCGAATACCCGTGGTTTCCGCGACGATGTAATTGTTGCACTTCAGGATATGGATATTCCGGTACTGCGCTGGCCCGGAGGATGTTTTGGAGATACCTACCATTGGAAAGACGGAATTGGACCACGCGAAGACCGCCCTTCAATGGTGAATATTCACTGGGGTGGTGTTACCGAAGACAACAGCTTTGGAACACATGAATTCCTCGATTTTTGTGATATAATTGGCGCCGAACCATACATCAATATTAATGTTGGATCGGGAACAGTTCGGGAAGCCTCAGAGTGGGTAGAATACGTTACTTCGTCGAACGTTAGCCCAATGACCGACCTGCGTAAAAAGAATGGTCGTGAAGAGCCATGGGATGTAAAATACTGGGGAATTGGTAACGAAAACTGGGGATGTGGTGGAAACATGACTCCGGAATATTATTCTGATTTATACAATCGTTTTGCCAGCTACTGCGGTGGTGCCGAATATAAAATTGCCGGTGGACCTAATGTTGCCGATTACAACTGGATGGAAGTGCTAATGCAAAAAACCATGCGTCATCCTCACCTTGTTCAGGGAGTTTCGTTGCACGCATACACTTTTACCAATGCATGGGAAGACAAAGGACATGCTACCGATTTTGGTGAAAAAGAGTGGATATCGGTATTAAATAATACCTTGAACATGGAAACACTGGTTAACCGTCATTCAACCATTATGGACAAATACGATCCGGCCAAACGTGTTGGTTTAATCGTTGACGAGTGGGGTAACTGGTTCAATGTTGAAGAAGGAACAAACCCGGGCTTCCTGTATCAGCAAAACACTTTACGCGATGCATTGGTAGCCGGTATAAACCTGAATATTTTTAACAACCACGCCGACCGCGTTAAGATGAGCAACATCGCACAAACTGTAAACGTTTTGCAATCGGTTATTCTTACCAAAGACGACGAAATGGTGCTAACACCAACTTACTACGTATTTAAAATGTATAGCGTTCACCAGGATGCGATGCTTATTCCTGCAAACCTGAAAACAGGAAAATATGAAGCAGATGGAAAATCAGTTCCGAATGTACATGCATCTGCTTCAACTAAAGATGGTGTGGTTTCAATTACGCTTTGTAACCTGAATCCGAACAAAAGTGAATCGGTTGAGATAGAAGTAACCGGCGATGCATTTGCTTCAGCAAACGGACAGATCATCACTTCGGACAAAATGAACAACTATAACGATTTTGGCAAAAAGGAAACAGTAACATTAAAAGACTTTAATGTTGCCAAACCAAAAAACGGTAAATTAACTGTAGAGCTACCATCAAAATCAGTTGTTTTAGTACAATTACAATAA